CATCGGCGTGGTCGTGTCCGGGTTCGAGGGCAGGAACATTAACGAAGCCATCCCGGTGAACCACCTCAACCGGTTCCTGAACGCACCGGACATCGCGTTCGCGCCGCCCGCAGTAAAATCAGCCGAACTCGATAAACCGGTGGAGTTTAAGGCCCAGGTCGCGTCACTCGTACCGAACGCGCCGGAGCCGGACGTGGTGCTGATCCTGCGCACCGCCGGGAGCAGTGAAGCCCGCGAGTACCCCATGAAGGCCCAAAACGGCGTGTGGACCGCGACCGCCGCCCCGCTGAGCAAGGCGCCGGGCACGCGCATCGAAGTGTCCGCCCGGTTCGGCACGGGACCGGGGGCCGTCACCGGCACTATCAACGACGCCGTACTCAAGGTCGCGGGCAAACCCGTTCGGCTCAGTGGCACGCGCCGGATCGAGTTCAACGCGATGAAGTCGAAGGTTCTGTTGGCGGACGACCGCACCACCCTCGAAGGCGACGTGGTGGGCCTCGGCCCGACCGAGATTGATGTGGGCGGCCAGAAAGTGCGGCTCGATCTTTCCAAAGCCTCGCAACTGACAATCCAAACCGCGGAAGTGGGTACGGTGACCGCGGTCGTGGTCGCGCGGATCGGCGGCAAGGAACTGGCTCGGGTCGAGGCGCCCGTTTCGGTGCGCGATCCGGTGCAGGCACGTGTGGGGCCGGCCGATCCGTCGTCGGTGGTCATCACCGCGCCCCCGCTGCCCGGGGACCAGATCGTCAAGAAGCTGCCGGACGTGTTCACCGATGTGGTAGTCGGTGGGGGCGGGCGGTACCTGATCTTCCACATGCCGAAGTTGAAGAAGCTCGCCGTGTTCGACATGAACGAGGGCCGGGTAACCAAGTACATTCCTCTGACCGAACCCGACATCATCTACACCGCGGGTCTGGATTGCGTGGTCATCGGGTTGAAGAAGGCCGGCAAACTGGAGCGATGGAGCCTGACCACCTTCGAGTTGGAGAAGTCGGCCCTGCCGCCGTTCACAGAGGATCTCAAGACAATCGTCATGGGGCACGGGTCCAACGGCCCGCTCGTGACGAACGGGTACTGTCTCGATCCGAATACGTTCCAGCAATTGTCGATTGTCGACGGAAAAAAGAACGCGCGCGTCTGGGTCGCCGAAGCCCGAGTTTTCGCGTCCGGTGACGGGAGCGTGTTCGGCGTGTGGAACACGCATTATTCCCCGAGCACGTCCACCACGTTCGTGCGCGAGGGGGACGTGATCCGGCGGTACGAAGAGGGCGACCTCATGCACGTGATTCCCGGTCCGGACGGCAAAACGGTGTTCACCGGGAAGGGGATCGCGTCCCAATTGCTCAAGCGCGGCGGGCCGGACGACGCGAACTACGGGTACTGCCTGCCCGCGGTACGCGGGGACTACTTCCTCTCCCTGACTTCGGCCGAGGGCGGTAAAGGCGGAAACTTTACCGTGTTCCTGCGCGGGGTTAAACGGCCGGTCGCGAAGCTGGACACGGCCGAGCACGGGCTCGGCTTTGACGGGTGGGACCGCGAAGAGTTCGGACCGTGGAAGCGCGTCTTCTTCGTCCCGGACGCGAAGCTGATCGCGGTTCTTCCCGGGAGCAACGACCAAGTGGTGCTTCACAAGTTCGACCCGGACGCGGCGCTGGAAAAATCGGGCCTGGACTACCTGATCGTTTCGTCGCAACCGCCGCGCGAGGCAAAAGCCGGGGAGACGCTCACGTACCCCATCAAGGTGAAGTCGAAGAACGCGAAAGTGACCTACCAGCTCGATAGCGGGCCGAAGGGCATGGAAGTGTCCGCGGCCGGGGTCGTAACGTGGACGGTGCCGGCCGGCGCGACCGGCGACCAAGAAGTGATCCTGACCGTCCGCGACGGCGCCGGGCAGGAGGCGTTCCACACCTTTACGGTGAAAGTTACCAAGTAAGCGAACGAATTGCATTTGACCGGATCGACCGGATAAAAACTACGCTTCCGGTCGATCCAGTTCATTTGGTCGGCACATGTGGCAACGGCCCGGGCGATCCCCGGGCCGTTGCCGTTTCAATATTTTGGCCGGCCTTATCTATTCGTCCGGTTCGCAACGTCAGTGACTCGCCCGGACCAGCGATCGACCGCACAGTGGCGAAAAATCACTTCGTGTCGTGACCAGGAACTTCTGCGGCCTTACTCCAGCGGCACGCGCAGTTGCAGCCCGGACGGGTGCGTCAGTTCCAGCCGCCCCGTGGCCACGGCGGCGCCGACCAGCGCGTAGATCATGAACCGCCCGTCGCGCTCGACGGTCACCAGCCCGGCGTCCTTCATCACGCTCAGGTGGTGCGAGATGTTCACGATCTCCACGCCCAGTTCGCGGGCCAGATTGGTCACGGTTTTCTCACCGGCCACGAGGGCGCGGATCAGGGCCAGGCGCGTCGGCTCGCCGATCGCGATCAGCCACGCGGCTTGTGTCTTCGGGTCGGGTGCGTTTCGGGCCATTGGGGTTCGGTGGGTTCGTGGATTTTGGACGGTGCTGAGGTGGCACGTCTTACATTCGACGTCTTCAGCGCCGGGTTCATAATCTAAATTCTGTACTAATTCGAGTTCGCGCGCGTACCTGTATCGTGCGTAACTTTTGCAACGATTTCGCGGCGAGCCCGTCTCGGAAAGCGCAACGCGCCCCCTCGCCAATGGCGCCCGGCGCCCCGCGGCACCTCCGCACGCCCCGAAACAACCGGTCGGGCACTCACGGGCGCTTGAGCACCCACACCTCACACACCTGGCACCCGCGACCCGGTCCGCCGGCCCCGGGCTCCGGTGTCCAGGTCAGAGTCAACGTTCCACCGGCCGTGGCCGCCGCGGGAACATCGAACTCGACCGGCTCGAACGGCTTCCCCAAAAGTGCGTGGACCTCGTGCCCGTCGCCGGCCGTCAACCGCACCTTGCGCCCCTCCTGGCCCCCGTACACTACTCGCACCCGGTAGGTAGCGGACGGGTCGAGGCCGTCGTACTTCGCGCGGAGGTGCGTTTCGTAGTGCGTTTCGGCGTAGTGCCACCACGCCCGAGGTACGCCGATCCGCATACTGAAGGCGCACTGCGGCGACTCATCGAACCCCGGGTCTTTCTCCCAGCCCGGTCCGCGGACGAGGTGCGGTTGCCGCTTCGGGTCACCGAAATCGTCGTAGAACCCGCCGGGACCGGGGTCGGTCCGGTTTACTGCGGCATTCAATCGAACGAGACGCGCGGCCTCGTCCGGGAGTTCCTTCGCGGCCGTCATTTCGGCCCGCAGCCACGCGGCATCGGTCAGCGGCACGTCGGCCGTGTCCAGGTTGTTGCCCCGACCGGGCATCCCGTGGTGCTTCAGAATACTGAGCTGTGCCCGGATGCTCTGGAACAGCGCTTCGGCCAGTTCGTTGAGCCGCGCACGCAGTTCGGGGGCGGCCCGCTCCTTCACCGCCCGGTCGAGGAGCGCCTCGGCATCGGCGATCGTCTTCGCCGCCCCGGTGGTCTTGGCGCCCCGGAGCTTGGCGACGGCCGCATCGAGTGCTTCCGTCTCGTGCTTCAGCCGGGCGCGAACGAAGGCGTCGTAGTAGGCCCGATAGAGGGCCTGTTGGAACCGCCAGTTCAGCTTCTCCCGCGGCCCGGCGTCCCGCTCCAGTTCCTGGAACAGTTTCAGCGTTTCGTCGATTCCAGCGTTAGAAAGAACCGGCCCGTCCCAGTTCTTCTCCAGGGCCAGGAGCCCGCCGGCGAAGCGGTCCCCGAGTGCCGGGCCGACGAAGTACCGCCCGTACTGACGGAGCACGTCCTTCACGTCCGCTTTCTCGTCCCACCCCAGCGCGCTCCAGACCATCTTGTTCACGTCGTCGTGGCACCCCTCGGAGTAGGTGATGAACCCGACCGTGCTGGCCCGGCCGTACCGGAACGTGCGGGCCGTCTGAACCGGGCGCGGGTTGCACCCCTCGCGCCCCTGCGTCAGTGCGAACGCGACGTCCCAGTCCGGGACCGGGTACTGGCACTGGCGGCTGTGGGTGATGTCCGGGTAGTCGCGAATGGGGAACGTCTTCGGTACCGCGGCCCGGAGCTTCGGCAGCGAAACCCGGGTTTGCGGACCGTGTACCACGCCCGTCAACCAGGACGGCTCGCGGCGAATGAGTTCGTAGAACTCGTCCATCCACGGGCCGATGAAGCTCTGCGGCGACATCCACATCGTCGCTTTCGGGTGGTACTTCTTCAAGTTGGCGGTTTGCCGCTCCAGCAGATCGAACAGCACTTTCGGGCGCGTGTGGCCGGGATCGCCCCCGGGAACAAACACGACGTCCACTCGGGGGAGCGCCTGAAGGACCGCGCCCCATTCCTTGAGTGCCGATTCGACCGTCTTCGGGTCGGCGTAGTCCCGGTCCATCGCCGGGTACCAGATCCACACGTCGAGCCCGTACTCGCCGGCGATGCGCGAGACCTCGGTCATCATGAGCAGCGGCGGGAGCGGGAAGAGCGGGCTATCGGGGGCGTCGTCTGAGCGGGGCGGGATCAGTTCGACCGCGTTGCACCCGAACACGGCGAGATCGCGGATGTACTGCTCCCACATGGAAACGGTCCAGCCGTCGTAGGAGTTGGTTTTGGGTCGGTAGCCGATCTGGTGCCCGCGGAGCGCGGTTGTTGGAGCCGATTCCGCTTTAAAGCTGTCCGCGAAGGTCACTTTTAAACGCCCGAGACTCAGCTCACGGAGCAAACGCCCCGCGCCGAACAGCACCCCACGCGGGTCGTTCCCCGCGACCCACACGACCGGCGTCGTTCCGTCTGTCGCGATCCCGATTCGGTAACCCTCGGGTTTGGGTTGCGCGGACGGCTTCGGTAACCGAACGCCCCGTTTGTCGAGCAGTTTGTAAACCTCGTCGGCCGGTCCCACCACGACCACCGGCGTTCCGGCCGCCGGCCACGTCTCGGTCCGGTCCCACCGGGCCATCGACCGCGTCTCCACCTCCTCGACGAGCATCTGGACCGCTTTTGTGGCGGGTCCGGACAATCCCGGGGGCGTGACGACGACGGCCCGAGTCAGATCGAGGTCGGCCGCGGCCGCGGGCGCTGCTAGCGCGAACAGGAGACAAATCGGGAGCGACCATTTGGCGTTCATCGAACGGTCTCCTTCACGTGCGGTGCCACGGACGATGGTAGCGATGAAGCCCATTCGTTGTAAGCCCCGTGCGTGATTGTGAAGCGTTGAGGGCGAATTCGGTTACGCCTTGCACCGGGCGCCGGAACGGTCATGCTGGAATCGGTTCCAGAGGTGAAGCGATGACCGAAGCGGAATGGCTTGAAGATAGCCTTTACATCGTGCCACGTGTTCAAGAGTCGCTGGGGCACCGGCGTGTTAAACTCCTCGCGTGTGCGTGCTGCCGGATCATGCTCGACGTCTTGGGTCCATGTAAAGACCTTGCCGAGGGAGCACTGCGGGCGGCCGAGCGCGAGGCCGACGGTGCTCCGGACTTCCGGGTTCTAGCCTATTACACATCGGTGATGAGGGAGGCCGAAAGCAAACCCTTCCAACGCTCTGATCTGGAGCCGATTCAGCGGCACGCGGTCTCGGACGTCCTGCACGGCATTCGGTACTTGGTTGCCCGACCCGGAGACTACTCGTCACCCCCGTCTGGGCAACAATGGGCGGTCCACAAGGCAATTTCAAACTATTGGCTGTGTTATGGTGGAAGCCAGGAAGAAAGTGGTCGGCACTTCTACCCATACTATCTCGACATTGCCGGGAACCCGTTCCGCCCCGTGCCCTTCTCCCCCTCGTGGCTCACCTCCACTACTCTCGCGCTCGCGGCGCGGATGTACGAGTCTCGGGACTTCGGCGCGATGCCGATCCTGGCCGACGCACTCCAGGACGCGGGCTGCGACAGCGCCGATGTGCTCGACCACTGCCGCGGACCGGGGCCGCACGTGCGCGGGTGCTGGGTCGTGGACTTGGTGCTCGGCAAGGAGTAATCGCGGTGAAGAGGATTTCACCGCGGAGGGCACGAGAGGGCGCGGAGAAAGACCGGATCGGAACTATTCACTCTCGCCTTTGCTTCTCTGCGCCCTCTCGTGCCCTCCGCGGTGAAATCCTCTTCACCGCGGACGCGCATTCAAGACGCCGGGCAGCGCCCGCGTAGCTCCACGAGCCCCGCACGTACTTGACATTGCCGGGCCGGAGAGTAACTATGACATCTGCCCGTTATTCACGACGTCACCGCGCGACACGTCAGATACCCGCACCAGATTTTGCACCACTGAGGAATCAATCGCGCCGATTTCGGTAAGCCCGCCGCCAAATTCCGGTACCACCGGTTACGCTCCCGAGTTCTCGCACCGAGGGTGCATCTCATGCCACGGTTATTCGCCGTCTTCGCTCTCGCGTTCGTTCCGGCCCCGCTCTTTGCGGCCGATTGGAACCAGTGGCTCGGGCCAAAGCGTGACGGCGGTTCGGCCGAAGCCGTCGCGCCGTGGACAGAAAAAGACGCGCCGAAGGTGTTGTGGAAGGCGAAAGTCGGCGTCGGGTTCAGCACCCCGGTAATCGTAGACGGGCGCGTGTTCGTCCACGCCCGGATCAACGGCAAGGACCGCGAGGAACTGATCGCGCTCGACGCGAAGACGGGCAAGGTGCTGTGGCGCGCGGCCTACGACCGCGGACCGTACAGCAGCGTGCTGAACACGGGGCCGCAAGCCACGCCGACCGTCGCAGGCAATCGGGTTTACGCTTACGGCATCACCGGGTTCCTCACCTGCTTTGAAGCGGATACGGGCAAACAAGTCTGGCAGGTAGACGCCTTCAAGAAACTCAAAACCGAGCTCCCGCGCTTCGGCGTGTGTTGCTCACCGCTGGTCGTCGGGAACAAGGTGCTGGTCGCGGTCGGCGGTAAGGGGAGTTCGGTGGTCGCGTTCGAGTCCGAGACGGGTGAGATCGCGTGGCAAGGGCTGGATGAGCCCGCGAGCACGTCGTCGCCGGTGCTGGTCGTTGCGGGCGGGAAGCCCGGCCGGTTACCCGAAGTCGCGTTCATGACCACGCTCCGCGTTGTCGGTTTGAACCCGCTCGACGGCGCGGCGAATTGGGAGTTCGCGCTGCCGTTCCAACCGGGCGGGACGTCCCCCACGCCCCTCGTCATCGGCGACCGCATCGTGACCAGCACCATGAGCAACGGCACGACCGCGATCCGCGTGACCGCCGGGGAGAAGGTGACCGCCGAGAAGGAGTGGCAGGCAAAAGCCCTCAGCGGTTACTTCTCGTCCGGGGTTGCGAGCAAGGATCGCGTGTTCCTGGTCACGAACACACTGAAGCCGGTTCCGCGTGCGGATCTCGTGTGCGTCGAACTGAAGACCGGGAAGGAAATGTGGAAGAAAGAGGGAATGGGGTACTTCCACTTCGGTCTGATCCGCACCGCCAACGGGAAACTCCTCGTCCTCGACGACGCCGGGAACCTGAAGCTGATCGACGCGGAAGGGAAAGAGTTCAAGGAACTTTGCGCTACGAAGGTGTGCGAGGGCACGCTCGTCACCCCGGCGCTCTCCAACGGCCTCCTCTACGCTCGCGACGCTTCCGAAGTGATCTGCGTGCAACTCGTTCCGTAACTCCTCTCCGCTCGTCCCACCCAGAGGTTCATCATGGTTCGCCTTCGGAGCAAGGGTTTTACACTGATCGAGTTGCTGGTGGTGATCGCGATCATCGCGATCCTCATCGGCCTGCTCCTGCCGGCTGTGCAAAAGGTCCGGGAGGCCGCCGCCCGGATGAGTTGCCAGAACAACTTGAAGCAGATCACGTTGGCCTACTTCAATCAGGAGAGCGCGTTCGGGTACTTCCCGCTGAGCGGCAGCAACGTCCCGACGGCCCCGTTCGGCTGGGGGCTGAACGTCCTGACGGCGATCGAGCAGGACAATTTGTACAAGCAGTACACGGTCGGGGCACCGCCGTACACCGGGATCGGCGGGCCGGCGAACAATCAGGCCGTCTCCGCCACCCGGGTGAAGGTCTTCACGTGCCCATCGAACCCGGACTCGAGCGGCCCGGCGGTGCTGTACACGCTCCCGGGATACGCCTCGTGGACCGGCATGCCCGGCGACTACGGCCCGATCAAGGGCGTGAACCCCAGTCTCGCGAGCACGATCAGTGGGTTCCCTTCGGGCAACCTCAACGGCATGTTCCAGGTGGACGCGAAGACCAAGATCGCCGACGTGACCGATGGTCTCTCGAACACCATCATGATTCCCGAGATTGCCGGCCGCCCGTACCTGTGGCAGGCCGGGAAGAAGCAGCCGTACCCGACCGCCTTCACCTACTCCAACGGGTCCGGGCTGTGGAACGACGCGACGTGCAGCAACGCCACCCTGAACGGATCGGACGCGGCCGGCACCTCCTCGGCCCGCACCTGCGTGGTGAACTGCTCGAACGACCTCGGGCTGTACGCGTTCCACACCGGCGCGGTGAACGTCGGTATGGGGGACGGGTCGGTGCGCACGATCAACGCCAGCGCGTCCCTGTTCACGGTCGCGGCGCTGGTAACGCGGGCGAACGGGGAAGTCATCAGTGAGTAGCGCCCGATTGGTAGACGGGTCGGAGCCGCGCGCGGCGTGGCCGGCCCGCCTGCCGTTCTATTACGGGTGGGTGAACGTGGCGGTCGCGGCGGTCGCGATGTCGGCCACGCTGCCCGGTCGCACCTACGGGCTGGGCCTCGTCAAAGAGCCGCTCCGCGCCGAACTGGATATCAGCGACCTGCGGTTCAACGTGCTGAATTTCTGGGCCGTCGTGATCGGCGCGGCGTGCGTGATCCCGATCGGCCGTCTGATCGACAAGTTGGGCACGCGGCTCGTCCTCGCGGGCGTCGGGACCGCGCTCGGCGGGTGCGTGCTGCTGATGAGCCGCGCGGCGACCGAATGGGAACTCGCGGTGGCGCTCACTCTGGTGCGCGGGTTGGGTCAGGGCGCGCTTTCGGTTGTTGCCATCGCGCTCGTGGGGAAGTGGTTCCGCCGGCGTGCGGGCGTCGCGATGGGGGCGTTCACGCTGCTCCTGGCGGTCGGGTTCATCGCGCCCATTTTCGTGGTCGAAGCGGCCGTCGGTTCGGTCGGCTGGCGGGCCGCGTGGGAGGGCGTCGGGTTGGCGCTGCTCTTCGGTCTCGTGCCGCTCGGCCTTCTGTTCGCACGGAGCGCGCCCGAAGCGTGCGGCATAGCGCCCGACGAACCTGCCATCGACGCAGACCGGAGCGCGGCGATGACGCTCGGGGCGGCGCTCGCGACGCCCTCGTTTTGGGTGTACACGGCCGCCGCAACGGTCTTCAACCTGATCTTCTCCGCTCTCACGCTCGACAATGAACTGCTGTTGATGGAACATGGGTTGGACGGGAAGAAAGCGAACGGGCTGGTCCTCGGCGTGCTGATGCTGAGCGGGTTACCTGCGAACGTGATCGCGGGTTCGCTCGCCCGCCACCGGCCACTGGGGAAGCTGCTCGGGGCGGGCGTGCTGATCCTGGCCGGGTCGCTGCTGCTGTTCCCCCTCGTCTCGAACCTCGGTCTGGCGGCAGTTTACGCGGTACTACTCGGCGCATCCGGCGGTATCATCACGGTGATCTACTTCGCCGTGTACGGCCACACCTTCGGTCGCACGCATTTGGGCAGCATCCAGGCAACGGTGCAGGTTCTGTCGGTGTTCGCGTCGGCGAGCGGCCCGGTGCTGTTGGCGGTCGTGCGGGAGCGCGGTGGTGGCACCGCACCGTTCTTCTACACGTTCGCCGTGATCGCACTGGTGCTGGCGGTCGCCGCGTGGGTCGTGCGCCCGCCCGTTCGAGCGGTGCCGGACCCGCAAGTGCCAGCGGAAGAGGCGGAAGGGGTCAAAGAGGTGTGGTGATGTCGTCGCTGAACGTGATCGAAGAGCCGGTGAAGTTCCACCTGTCGCTGAACGTGCCGGACCTGGCGCGGGCGGTGGAGTTCTATGCCCTCCTGTTTGGTCACCCGCCGGCGAAGCGGCACGACGACTACGCCAAGTTCGAGCTGGACGACCCGCCCGTTGTGTTTTCGCTCAGCCCGCACCCGCCCGGCCCCGGCGCGTCGCTGAGTCACATCGGCCTCCGGGTCGCGTCCGACGATACGATTCGGCGCTACCGCGACCGGCTCGAAGCGGCCGGCGTCTGCACGCAGGCCCAGGACGGGACGACGTGCGGTTACGCCAAGCAGAACAAGCTGTGGGTGTCGGACCCGTTCGGAAACTTCTGGGAGGTCTACCGCGTCGAGGAGGACGTGCGCCCGGAAGCGGTCCGCAAGAGCCTCGAGGGCGCGGCCGCTCGTACCGACATCGAAAGCCTCGCGCACCCGCAGACCGGGGCCGTCTGGGAGCACTTCGTCACCAGCGCGGCGCCGGACCGGATCCCGCACCCGGACGCGGCGCTCGACGAGGTGCGACTCACGGGCACCTTCAACGCCGACCTCTCCGACTCGCAACGGGCCGCCCTGCTGAACGAAGCGGCCCGCGTCCTGAAACCGGGCGGGAAGGTCGTGGCGCACGGGCTGATGGGCGACCGCACGTTCCCCGGTGCGCGGCCCGAGCTCCCCGGCCTGGCCGCGATGGTCGCCCGCGTTCCGGTGCAGACGGAACCGATCGAGGCACTCCGCCGGGCCGGGTTCGTGGGCGTGCAGGTGGTGAAGTACACCGAGAAGGCGTGGTTCGTACTCGAGGGCGTCGAACTCCGCGAGGTGAAACTCGTTGCCTGGAAGCCCGGAGCGACGGTCGCCGCCGGTGGGGAAACGCGCCAGGTCTTGTACAAGGGTCCGTTCGCCCGCGCGACCGCCGACGGCGGGCGCACCTTCGAGCGCGGCAAGCGGGTGACGGTGCCGGCCGCCGTGTGGGACCAACTGCGACTCGGCCCGACGGCCGAGCAGTTCCTGTTCTTCGAGCCGGGCCACCCGGCGCCGTGCGCGCGATGAGCGCGAGGGAGGCTCACATGCCGGCGACGGCCGAACTCGGTACGACCACCGCGACCCGCTTCCACGTCGGGCTGCACGTCGCGGACCTCGCGCGGTCGGTGCGGTTCTACAGTACGCTTCTCGGCACCGGTGCTACGAAGCACTTCGACGACTACGCGAAATTCGACCTGGCAGCGCCGCCGCTCGTGCTGGCGCTGTACCCCAGCCCGCAGCAACCCGGCGGGGCGCTCAACCACGTCGGGCTGCGGTTCCCGGACTCGGCCGCGCTCGTCGACGTGCAGCGGCGGCTCGAGGAGGCCGGCATCCCGACCCAGCGGCAGGAGGGCGTCGAGTGCTGCTACTCGCGGCAGACGAAGTTCTGGGTGACCGACCCGGACCGGACGCTGTGGGAAATCTACACCCTGCACGAGGACATCACCCACTCCGGGTTCGACGGTCCGCCCGCGCCGCTGCCGCCCCCCGCCGAAGCCGTGTGGCAGCACCGCATCACGGACCCGCTGCCGGACAAGATCCCGCACACCGATGGCAGCCTCGACGGGGTGACGCTCGAAGGCACACTCAACGCGCTCGTGCCTCCGGCGCGGTTAGCGAACCTCCTGGCCGAGGCGCACCGCGCGCTCAAGCCGGGCGGCAAGCTCTCGATTCACGGATTGGTGGGCGACCGGCCGTTTCCGGGCACGCCGAAATTACCGGGGCTGGCGGCGCTGGTCCAGCGGGTGCCGGTGGACACCGAGCCGCTCGGTCTGCTGCTCCGGGCCGGGTTCGGCGGCCTGTTCTACGAGAAACTCGGGGACATCCACTGTTTCAGCGTCAACGGCGTCGAGCTCCGCGAACTGCGGCTGCACGGGTGGAAGCCCGGCACCGCGGCCGTCGGCCCGTGCGCGATCATGTATAAGGGACCGTTCGAGCAGGTATCGTGTGAGTGCGGCACCGTGTTCCGGCGCGGCGAGAAGGTGACCGTGTCCGCGATGGTCGCGGGCTGGCTCCGGTCCGGCCCCGCCGCCGAACAGTTCGCGTTCCTTTCTTGAACGGGGCCGAGGCATGCGTTCGTTTTTCGCACTCGGGTTCACTCTCCTCGTTGTGGGCAGTGCGGCCGGCGCACCACCCGAACCGGCGAAGCTCGCGGCGCGCATCGACGCGCACGTTGATGCGC
The Gemmata palustris DNA segment above includes these coding regions:
- a CDS encoding S1C family serine protease codes for the protein MFRLVVGVGLLTGLVLSPVFAARGADKPTKVEIGKRGKAATAFAEVPQVGSGTAFCIHPSGLFVTNEHVVRGARGEITLVLNPTLATQQVLKAKVVRADKNADLALLRVEGAKDLPSLQLGSADGIAELADVVACGFPLGKILATDKKEYPAVSVNAGSVTALRHKGGELQLIQVDVALNRGNSGGPVLDDNGKVIGVVVSGFEGRNINEAIPVNHLNRFLNAPDIAFAPPAVKSAELDKPVEFKAQVASLVPNAPEPDVVLILRTAGSSEAREYPMKAQNGVWTATAAPLSKAPGTRIEVSARFGTGPGAVTGTINDAVLKVAGKPVRLSGTRRIEFNAMKSKVLLADDRTTLEGDVVGLGPTEIDVGGQKVRLDLSKASQLTIQTAEVGTVTAVVVARIGGKELARVEAPVSVRDPVQARVGPADPSSVVITAPPLPGDQIVKKLPDVFTDVVVGGGGRYLIFHMPKLKKLAVFDMNEGRVTKYIPLTEPDIIYTAGLDCVVIGLKKAGKLERWSLTTFELEKSALPPFTEDLKTIVMGHGSNGPLVTNGYCLDPNTFQQLSIVDGKKNARVWVAEARVFASGDGSVFGVWNTHYSPSTSTTFVREGDVIRRYEEGDLMHVIPGPDGKTVFTGKGIASQLLKRGGPDDANYGYCLPAVRGDYFLSLTSAEGGKGGNFTVFLRGVKRPVAKLDTAEHGLGFDGWDREEFGPWKRVFFVPDAKLIAVLPGSNDQVVLHKFDPDAALEKSGLDYLIVSSQPPREAKAGETLTYPIKVKSKNAKVTYQLDSGPKGMEVSAAGVVTWTVPAGATGDQEVILTVRDGAGQEAFHTFTVKVTK
- a CDS encoding ArsR/SmtB family transcription factor, producing MARNAPDPKTQAAWLIAIGEPTRLALIRALVAGEKTVTNLARELGVEIVNISHHLSVMKDAGLVTVERDGRFMIYALVGAAVATGRLELTHPSGLQLRVPLE
- a CDS encoding PQQ-binding-like beta-propeller repeat protein, with translation MPRLFAVFALAFVPAPLFAADWNQWLGPKRDGGSAEAVAPWTEKDAPKVLWKAKVGVGFSTPVIVDGRVFVHARINGKDREELIALDAKTGKVLWRAAYDRGPYSSVLNTGPQATPTVAGNRVYAYGITGFLTCFEADTGKQVWQVDAFKKLKTELPRFGVCCSPLVVGNKVLVAVGGKGSSVVAFESETGEIAWQGLDEPASTSSPVLVVAGGKPGRLPEVAFMTTLRVVGLNPLDGAANWEFALPFQPGGTSPTPLVIGDRIVTSTMSNGTTAIRVTAGEKVTAEKEWQAKALSGYFSSGVASKDRVFLVTNTLKPVPRADLVCVELKTGKEMWKKEGMGYFHFGLIRTANGKLLVLDDAGNLKLIDAEGKEFKELCATKVCEGTLVTPALSNGLLYARDASEVICVQLVP
- a CDS encoding DUF1559 domain-containing protein; this translates as MVRLRSKGFTLIELLVVIAIIAILIGLLLPAVQKVREAAARMSCQNNLKQITLAYFNQESAFGYFPLSGSNVPTAPFGWGLNVLTAIEQDNLYKQYTVGAPPYTGIGGPANNQAVSATRVKVFTCPSNPDSSGPAVLYTLPGYASWTGMPGDYGPIKGVNPSLASTISGFPSGNLNGMFQVDAKTKIADVTDGLSNTIMIPEIAGRPYLWQAGKKQPYPTAFTYSNGSGLWNDATCSNATLNGSDAAGTSSARTCVVNCSNDLGLYAFHTGAVNVGMGDGSVRTINASASLFTVAALVTRANGEVISE
- a CDS encoding MFS transporter — translated: MSSARLVDGSEPRAAWPARLPFYYGWVNVAVAAVAMSATLPGRTYGLGLVKEPLRAELDISDLRFNVLNFWAVVIGAACVIPIGRLIDKLGTRLVLAGVGTALGGCVLLMSRAATEWELAVALTLVRGLGQGALSVVAIALVGKWFRRRAGVAMGAFTLLLAVGFIAPIFVVEAAVGSVGWRAAWEGVGLALLFGLVPLGLLFARSAPEACGIAPDEPAIDADRSAAMTLGAALATPSFWVYTAAATVFNLIFSALTLDNELLLMEHGLDGKKANGLVLGVLMLSGLPANVIAGSLARHRPLGKLLGAGVLILAGSLLLFPLVSNLGLAAVYAVLLGASGGIITVIYFAVYGHTFGRTHLGSIQATVQVLSVFASASGPVLLAVVRERGGGTAPFFYTFAVIALVLAVAAWVVRPPVRAVPDPQVPAEEAEGVKEVW
- a CDS encoding ArsI/CadI family heavy metal resistance metalloenzyme — translated: MSSLNVIEEPVKFHLSLNVPDLARAVEFYALLFGHPPAKRHDDYAKFELDDPPVVFSLSPHPPGPGASLSHIGLRVASDDTIRRYRDRLEAAGVCTQAQDGTTCGYAKQNKLWVSDPFGNFWEVYRVEEDVRPEAVRKSLEGAAARTDIESLAHPQTGAVWEHFVTSAAPDRIPHPDAALDEVRLTGTFNADLSDSQRAALLNEAARVLKPGGKVVAHGLMGDRTFPGARPELPGLAAMVARVPVQTEPIEALRRAGFVGVQVVKYTEKAWFVLEGVELREVKLVAWKPGATVAAGGETRQVLYKGPFARATADGGRTFERGKRVTVPAAVWDQLRLGPTAEQFLFFEPGHPAPCAR
- a CDS encoding ArsI/CadI family heavy metal resistance metalloenzyme — translated: MPATAELGTTTATRFHVGLHVADLARSVRFYSTLLGTGATKHFDDYAKFDLAAPPLVLALYPSPQQPGGALNHVGLRFPDSAALVDVQRRLEEAGIPTQRQEGVECCYSRQTKFWVTDPDRTLWEIYTLHEDITHSGFDGPPAPLPPPAEAVWQHRITDPLPDKIPHTDGSLDGVTLEGTLNALVPPARLANLLAEAHRALKPGGKLSIHGLVGDRPFPGTPKLPGLAALVQRVPVDTEPLGLLLRAGFGGLFYEKLGDIHCFSVNGVELRELRLHGWKPGTAAVGPCAIMYKGPFEQVSCECGTVFRRGEKVTVSAMVAGWLRSGPAAEQFAFLS